GGCGAGAGAGCTCGACGTCCTGTTCGCCGGTGTCGTGCCGAGGGCCCCGGCCAGTGGCGTAGTGGCTGTCCCGGTCGTCCCGGCCGTAGGGGCCGCTGTCCTCCGGGGGCGCGCCGTACACGTCCTCGCCGGGCTCGTCGTCCACCTGGGTGCGCGGCTGGGCCATGCGCATCGTCGCCGCGCGGTGGTAGCGGCCCTGGCGGATGGAGGCCTCCTCGTCGCGGGCGGGGTTCCAGCCGGTGAGGTCGGACTCGGCGCGCTCACGCGAGCCTGGAGGCGCCACGTCCGCCTCGCGGTGGGTTTCGTCCCTGCCGTTGTCCATGCTTCTGTGGGCCATGACGCTCCTCGGGCGATGTCGGGTTCAAACTGCAACGCTGGTGGTGAGGCCGCGAGCCTCCAAGGTGCGGGCGTCCAGGCGAGTGGGTGCCTGTCCCTCCCTGGCGTTCCTCACCCCGCGGCCAGCGCGTCACCCAGGCGCACCAGGCCGCTGAATTCCTCCAGCTCCGCGCCCGCGTCCGGCGCGGCCACCGCGAGCGTCCCCGAGGGAAGGTGCCGGGTGAGGCGGTCGAGCACGTCGCGGTGGGCCTGGGCCCGCGCCTGCTCCACCGAGGCCAGGCGGGACAGCGCCGCCACCGCCTGCTCCGCGTGACGGTCGCCTCCCGTGTGCTCCAGCAGTGCCTCCGGCGCCGCGAGCACGTCGTCATGGGCCCAGCTCCGGTTCAGCACGTAGCCCGCGAAGGGCAGGCCCCGCGCGGCCAGCGTCTCGCGGAACCAGGTGGCCTCGCGCAGGGAGGCGGGTTCGGGGGACGTCACCAGCAGGAAGGCCGCGTCCGGCGACGCCAACCGCTGGTGCAGCCGCTCCGTGTGCAGCCGCATGCCGGAGAAGAGGCCGCCGAAGGCACCGATGAAGCCGCGCATCTCCTGGGTGAAGCCCGCGCCGAAGATGCCCGCCAGGACGCGGTCCACCACCGCCTGCGCGCCGTGCCACAGCCGCCCGCCGCGCGCCCGCTTCTCCGGGCCGAACAGCGACA
This portion of the Myxococcus xanthus genome encodes:
- a CDS encoding ArsA family ATPase, which translates into the protein MSAGDLRRLLRDKRIVVLCGAGGVGKTTTAAALGVAAARAGRRVLVLTIDPARRLAETMGLQESGPEPTSIPSERLFADGPWGTGLLDVWMLDPRAIFERMVHQLAPTPEAARAIVDHRLYRFLSELVAGVQEYAAAEALDAFLTDGRYELILLDTPPSRHALDFLDAPGRLARFLDERIVSLFGPEKRARGGRLWHGAQAVVDRVLAGIFGAGFTQEMRGFIGAFGGLFSGMRLHTERLHQRLASPDAAFLLVTSPEPASLREATWFRETLAARGLPFAGYVLNRSWAHDDVLAAPEALLEHTGGDRHAEQAVAALSRLASVEQARAQAHRDVLDRLTRHLPSGTLAVAAPDAGAELEEFSGLVRLGDALAAG